In the genome of Calothrix sp. PCC 6303, the window ACTCTTTTTCCCGAACTGGGGTTTACTTTTTACTCGGTTCGTGCATCGACAAATTTAAAACTTGGCTATATTGAGGCAGATGTATTACGGGGTTTGATGAGGAATAATTCAAAAATCCGCGATCGCCTGTTGAAAAATGCCCAGCAACTAGGAGGGTTGATTAATCCCTCAGCATTTCCAGAATCTGGTTTTGAGAAGGATTTCCTGCCTATTGCGAATCACAAAAACATCATTCCCTTTCCTTCTTCAGCAACACCAAACTCTAAGAAAAGACAAGCTTATTTTCCTAGTCCAACCCTAACAATAGGGCATTGGTGGGGACGCTTGGTGAAGCGCTATCCCTTGATTGAACAGCAAAGTGCTTCCGATTGTGGAGCAGCTTGTTTGGTGATGATTGGTCGTTATTGGGGTAAACGCTTGAGTGTGAATCGACTGCGGGAGTTAACTAATGTTAGTCGTAGTGGTGCTTCCCTCGGTGCTGTTACTTTCGCTGCCGAAACCATTGGTTTTACAACTCGTCCAGTTAAAGCCAGTCTGGATAAATTGGCACAACAACCGTTACCTGCGATCGCGCATTGGGAAGGGAAGCATTATATCGTTGTTTACGAGGTTAGCAAAAAGCGAGTAATTGTGGGCGATCCTGCCATCGGTCAGCGTAATCTCAGTATTTCTGAATTTAAAGCTGGTTGGAATGGGTACGCATTATTACTCCAACCTACAAGTCAACTTCAAGAAGCTGAAGAAACAAGTACTCCATTTTGGCAGTTTTTTGAATTAATTAAACCCCATTTCGGCGTATTAATAGAGGTCTTTGCGGCTTCGGTATTGATTCAAATATTTGGATTGGTGACACCCTTATTTACTCAGTTACTTTTGGATCGGGTAATTGTTCAGGGTAGCACTTTGACTTTGAATGCTGTGGGTTTTGGTTTGCTGATTTTTGGTCTATTTCGTGTTGTCATCAATGGGTTACGGCAATACTTACTCGACCATACAGCAAACCGGGTGGGAGTTGCTTTGATGGTAGGTTTTATTAAACATACTCTGCGCTTACCTTTATCTTTCTTTGAATCTCGTTATGTGGGAGATATTATATCCCGTGTTCAAGAGAACCAAAAAATTCAACGTTTTCTCACGGGGGAAGCTTTATCAATTGGTTTGGATTTACTGACGGTATTTATCTATGTCGGTTTGATGTTTTGGTACAGTTGGCAAATGGCACTATTGAGTTTAGCAATCGTGCCACCATATTTTTTACTTGCAGTGGTTGCCACACCCTTTTTACGTCGCATTTCCAAGGAGGTATTTAGTGCAGTTGCCAGTGAAAACAGCTATCTAATTCAAAGTCTCACTGGAGTTAGTTCCATTCGTTCAATGGCAATCGAACAGACAGTACGTTGGCATTGGGAAGAATTGCTGAATAACTTAGTCAAAAAAATGTTTAAAGCTGAAGTTATTAGCAATCAACTGCAAATTTTTAGTGCGGTGATCGAAACCTTGGTGACGACAGGGTTACTTTGGTATGGAGCATCGTTAGTGATTCAAAACCAGTTAACCATCGGGCAATTAGTCGCTTTTAACATGCTGTTGAGTAACATTATTATGCCTTTCCAGAGGTTGATTGTGTTGTGGAATCAACTCCAAGAAGTAATTGTCTCTGTAGAACGGATTAATGATGTATTGGAAGCGGAACCAGAGGAAGACTTACAGAATCAACCCCGTCAGCATTTGGGAACCTTGAAAGGAAATATTCGCTTTGATAACGTCACATTTCGCTACCATCCCGAAAGCGATATCAATGTATTAGAAAACCTCAGCTTTGAAATTCAACCAGAGCAAACAGTGGCAATCGTGGGGAGAAGTGGTTCGGGAAAAACAACCCTATCCAAATTGATTTTAGGTTTATATCTGCCGACAGATGGCAAGATACTGATTGACGGTCAAGATATCACTAGTCTTTCCTTGCGATCGCTACGTTCCCAAATCGGTGTTGTAGACCAAGATTCCTTTTTGTTTGGGGGTACGATTCGGGAAAACATCAGTATTGCCCATCCAGAAGCTAGTCAAGCAGAAATCATAGAAGCAGCAGATTCAGCAGGTGCAGATGAATTTATTAAACGATTACCAATGGGTTATGAAACCCAAATTGGTGAAGGGGGAGGTTTGTTGTCTGGTGGACAAAGACAGAGACTTGCGATCGCACGCGCTTTGTTAGGTAATCCCCGTCTATTGCTTTTAGATGAAGCTACCAGTCACCTCGACTCGGAATCTGAGCGCATCATTCAAAAGAACCTGAAAACAATCCTCAAAGGACGTACCAGTGTGATTATTGCTCACCGTCTTTCCACTGTGCGGAATGCCGATGTAATTTTAGTCTTAGACCAGGGTATTTTAGTGGAAAGTGGTAATCACGAGCAATTAATCACTAAAAAAGGTCATTATTTTTATCTGAATCAGCAACAATTAACTGTTGATTCTTAATTTTATCCTTTGAAAATATTAATCACAAAATTAACAATATAGGGACGTGATATATCATATCTCTTTCATAATTAAAATGAGCCAAAACTATGCCAAATACATCTTGGAATTCTTCTAGAGAATTCACCGAGCAGAATCAAGAAGAATTAAAAAAAATTAGTTACCCTCATCCTCAAGAAATGATAAATCATAGTAATGATTGGTTTTATGGAACCGAAGAATTACTAGATGCTTTGCCTCGACGCTGGACACGCTCTTTACTATATCTATTAATCGGTTTTACAGTGACTGCATTACCTTGGTCAATGCTTTCAAAAGTAGATGAAACTGGTAATGCTAGAGGAAGAATAGAACCCAAAGGAGCAACCCAAAAATTAGATAGTTCCGTCAGTGGGAGCGTCATAGCAGTTAGGGTAAAAGAAGGTGAAACCGTCAGAGCAGGTCAAATTTTACTAGAATTAGAATCTGATGTTCTTAAAACCCAATTAAAGGAAGTACAAACCAAATTAGAAGGTGAAAAAAATCGATTAGCACAATTGGATTTACTGGAAAATCAATTACTCCTTTCGATTCGGGTGCAAGAACAACAAAACCAATCTCAACAGCGAGAAAAGACGGCTCAACTGAATCAAGCAAAGCAAGTTTTGGATGCGAAACAAAGTACTTATAACTTACAAAAATTAGAAAAAAAATCGTTAGTCAATCAAGCACAACAGCAAATTATTAGCGCTCAAAATGATGAAAAATCTGTTCAAAAACGCTTAAATATAGATACTAAACAAGTAGAAAGGTTTAGTAAACTTATTGATAGTGGTGCAGTTTCAACGACTCAAGTTGATAATCTCAAAAAAGAAGAGGAAGAGAGTAAAAGGCTTTACGAAAAAGCTCAATCTGATATCAAACAAGCTGAATTAAATTTAGTACAAGAAACTAGTCGGTATCAAACAACAATTAATCAGCTAGAGTCGGATATCAAGCAAGCAAATCTTAGACTTCAAGAAGAACAAAGTAGCTATCAAAGCTTACAAAAAACCGGGAAATTAACATTACTCAAAAGTCAAGAACAATTACGAGACTTACAAAGCCAAATTACAGCAATGCGATCGCAAATTGCCCAAAGCAGTAGTCAGGTTACATCTGTGGAGATCCAACTCGGACAAAGAATATTGCGATCGCCTGTTGATGGGACAATTTTTACATTGCCTGTGACAAAACCCGGTTCGGTAGTCGAAGCAGGTGAGACGATAGCACAAATTGCCCCTAAAAATACAGCTTTTATCCTCAAAGCCCAAATGTCAAGCGAACAAAGTGGCTTTTTGAGGAAGGGAATGCCTGTGAAAATTAAGTTTGATGCCTATCCTTTTCAGGATTATGGAGTATTGAAAGGACATGTAGATTGGATTTCTCCAGACTCAAAAATTCAAGAAAATAATCAAGTAAAAACAGAGTTTTATGATTTGGAAGTTACCTTAGAACGCCCTTATATTAAAACAGAAAATAAACTCATAGAACTAACAGCAGGTCAAACAGCAACAGCGGAAGTAATCATTCGTCAGCGTCGAATTATTGATTTTATGTTAGACCCCTTTAAGAAGTTGCAAAAAGGTGGTTTGGATTTGTAATCACAAATTCAAATAGTTTAAATTCAAATAATTAAAATTTAATTAATTAAAAATGGATATCCCAGATTTATTGAAACAGGTCAGGGGTATTTAGTTAGATAGAAATTTTTATGGTAATAGATGAGGACTTATACTAATCTAATGTAAAGCTACACATAATTCGGGGAGGTTACTCAAAGAGAAGCCGCTACGCGTCTATAGGGTGGGGTTCTTTCTATGCGTCTTCATACTAAATTGGTATTACATACTAATCTAAATCGAAAATATGATACGTCAGATTTTTGAAATCAATCATCTAAATCATACAATTTTATATCTTTTAAAAGAAAATCAATAAGAATATTTTATTGAATTCATTCATGAAATTTTAATAACACTTCATTATTTATCAGGATTTTATAATATTATTTAGGAGGGTGAAATGCCACTTTTTTGGTGCTGAGAAAAGCGCAGATAGCGATATATAATAGTCGCATTTTACTCATTAGTCATGAAGAAATATAGCAACAAAAAATAGCAAAATAATCTGAGGTTCAAGATTATGGAAAATATTTTAACCGTATCAGAGAAAGACATTTTGTATTACATCAAATTGTCTTGCCAAATGCCAGGAGTCTTAGATGCGATCGCAACCAGAAAAATCCTCCTTAATGAGGCTGTAAAAGCAGGTATTAAACTAGAAGCGAATGAGATTCAAGAAGCAGCAGATTCCTTAAGATTATCAAACAAACTCCTCAAAGCTGAAGACACTTGGCAATGGTTGGAAAAACACCATCTTTCCCTTGATGAATTTGAAGAATTGGCTCAAACAAATCTCCTCTCGACGAAGTTGGCAGACCACTTGTTTGCTGATCAAGTCGAGCCAACTTTTTATCAAAATCAACTCCAATATGCCGGAGTTGTCACCTATGAAATTATTTTGGATGATGAAGATTTGGCACTGGAATTATTTTACTCTCTGCAAGAAGGGGAAATCACTTTTTCAGAAATTGCTCGTCAATACATTCAAAATCCAGAAATTCGTCGTGCTGGAGGGTATCAGGGGATTAAACACCGAGAAGATTTTCGACCAGAAATAGCTGCTGCGGTATTTGCTGCTAATCCACCCCAAGTTATCAAACCAATAATCACGCAAAAAGGAGCGCATTTAATTTGGGTGGAGGAAATTATCAAACCTGAGTTAAATGAACAACTACGTATTCAGATTTTGGGTGATTTATTTGCAAGTTGGTTAAAGCAACAAATAGAGCAGTTCGAAATTGTAATGCAGGCAGATTTGAATGGTAATTCCCATCAAGGAACTAATCAGATGAAATCACCTCAGGTTGTGACAACAAATTAAATTATTTAGTAAATTAATCGGGGCGAACAACAGTTCGCCCCTGCAGCATGTTCTGATTTTGTAAAATCAGATAACCAATTAATGATCTTTGATTAACAAAGTCTGGGGGTTTAATTCCCCTGTCTCTACAGACAGCTTGTTACTTCAACTACTTCGGCTATAACTTCTAAGCGAAGTAGAATAGCGCTCAGTACAAGTACGCTCAGGAACCATCGGGGTAAAATCCCCGTTACAAAACGTACTTATTACTCATTAGTTATTACTTATCAAGATACTTCCCCGTTCTCCAGTTTTTGTAGCCAAGACTCGAATAAAGAATCCATAATTTGCTCTCTTACAGCTTGATTTAATTCTGTAGGAAACCACTTTTCAACTCTGAGAATGTGATACCCCAATTTAGTTTGAACTGGATCAATAATTTCGCCTTCTTTAATATTTTCGATAGCTTCAGTAACTTCCGGCAGTAGTTCCACTAAATAACGAATACCCACAAAGCCAGCATTTTTTTGAGACTGCTTACCCTTAGAGTATTCCAAAGCCAAAGCCGCAAAAGATACATTTTCTTCCCGTAGCATTTGCACAATTTTTTGAGCAGTTGGCAGTTCTGGAACCAAAATTTGCGATAGTGCTACCCTTCGGTAGTTATTGCGATCGCTAATGTAGGAAGCATCAACAAGAGCACCGAAAAGGTGTTCTTTGAGCTTATTTTCCAATAGCTCAATTTTAACTCCCGCAGACCATTCTTCCACATCAATGCGCTGCTGATCCAACCAAGCTATAGTTTCCGGATTTCCCCAAAGTTTGCGTTCCATTCGAAAGGCATCTCCAGCAGCTTGCCATTCATCATCAGACACTTTAATCCCCATGCGATCGCAACTTGCCAAGATTAATGCTTCCCTTTCCGCAGCATGAGCTATTTCAGCGAATTTAGCAGAATGGCGCAGATATGCCAAGATTTCTGCATCGGTTGCGGGGTAAATTTGTACAATTTCCTCAGACAAAGCCGTTTGTGGAAGAGTTTGTTTTAATTGTTCTGTCATAATTTAGATTAATTTAATTGATACCGTAGAGACGTTCCGGTGGAACGTCTTTATTTGTTTGTGGAACGTCTTTATTTATTTGATTTATTCAATAATTCCCCACCAAAAACCGTTCTGGGGAAACTTCATGAATATTCACCTTACTACGATGCAAATCCCCATAAAGATTAAGATAATCAATTTCTTCCTGACTAAGTTTGCCCTTTTGCACAGCTTGAATTGCCGCATCTACATGTTTACTATTTTGCCAACCTGCTAAGGCTACATCTACTGAATTTTGACTTAATGAATACCTATATAAATCTGGGACTGTAGGTTGCCAGCAACCAGATGGTAAACTTGGAGGAGGTTCCCACAGTGCATTCGACATCCCCGCAGATTTAAAGGTGACTATACCAGGACGCTTTGGATCGTTAGCATCTAAGTACGGAAAAACCTTCCTTTGTGCCGTACGATGGGCTACATTATGCCGCACCATCACCACATCTAATAAAGGACTGTCCATCCATTGTCGAGCTAAATCATGGTCGTGAAAAGATGCTCCAATATAACGTACAGCACCCATTTTTTTTAGTTTTTCCGACACACCAAACATCCTTTCAATTTGTCGCTGACAAATGCTATTTGCTCCCCGAATATCATCAGAAGCACCAATACATTTCTCGAATGAACTAGCATTATGCTCGTCAATCCAGCCCCAAAAGAAAACATCAATATAATCAATGCCCAAATCAATAAATTGGTCAAATAAATAAGTAAAAACTGTATCTGGAGTTCTAATCATGTAAGTGACAGTTGCAAGCACCACCTGCTCACGTAATAAAGAACCACGTCCACACAATTGACGCAATGCTGGACGCATTGAACTGTAGAGGTATTGATGTAAATCGCTGGAGTAGAAAAAGTAGTTAATTCCTTGATCAAAAGCATACAGAGTATCATCGCTCGAAATGTGACCACCACCGCCTAACCCCAAACAACTAACTGTTAAATTGGTTCGTCCGAGTTTGCGGTAAAAAGGTAAATCTGAATTGGGAAATCGACTATTTGCTAGGGCAAGTTCTTCTGCTGGGGTAATTATTGGTGGCTGTTGAATAGGGGCAATATTCGTAATTTTCATAACTTAATTACTCCGTAAATATCCTCAGAATTTGCATTCAGATAGGGGTGCTGCAACCCAATTTTTAAAGAAGCAAATTTTTGCACAATAGACACCATTCGCGCATCTGGAGAATTATTTCCTTGCTGCCAAGCATCAAATAAAGCATCAGCAACAATTTGACAGCGATTCATTCCAAAGCTTTCCTTTTCGGCAAATTTCTGATCTGGCTCTTCTGCGATCGCAAGTCCTGGTGCAATCATCTTAGTAAATAATGGCACTTGATGCTGAAAATAATTTCGATGCTTTTTATACAACCTTTCGAGGATTTGGTGAACCATTTCATAGTTGTGCTTGCCAAAATACAGCACTGCCGAATCATAGCGATTGTAGTCTGAAGGATTGTAAAGGGCTTTAAAATTGAATTCAATGAGGGCAGCATTAAGTTCTCTTGTCAAGCTTTCCATGACTGCCACAGCACCATCTGGAGTCAGGTTAAAGTATACCCGGACAATCTGTTGCCCATGGTAGGAACCTGCATCACCAACAGCCATATAAAAGCCATTTTGCACGAGGTTTTTTGGTAATTTAATTGCTACCAAATCTGCAATTATTGGTAATACTTGCGTTTGTAAATGGATTTTAGGGTCAATATGCAACGTCAGACCACCTTTGCATACAGCCAAAGTACCATCAGATTCCTCTTTGACTATCTGCCAATCCTGGCTAAAATAGCCCTTACCTTGGTTACTTTGATGTAAGCGATCGTAAAAAGCCAAATCAACACCTAAAAAGGTATTATTTTCTAAATTTTGGTTAACCGCCAAATCTTTTGTCTCTCCATCAAGTGCTAAAACACTTTGCAGGGAACCGTTGTAATAAATCCCGTAGAGAAAATGAGATAATTGCGCGTTTAAATACTTATTTTGTACATCCAACGATAACTGCTGAAAGCGCGGAAGTGTCTCTGCTTTTACCTCTATAGGTTTATAGTCAGGATGGCTAATACAAAATCTGGATTCTATCTGAATTTTATTAACGATATCTGTTAATGAATTATGTAAAGGTTCTGGAATAGTTGCTAGCTGTATTGGCAGCGAATCTAGTAGTTGCATAGTTCTTGCCTTTAACTAAAGGGAGATAAACTTGATGTAAGTTCCGATGCTTGCATACCAAAAATTGTGGAAATTGACGCTTCTGGACGACATAACAAAGATTTAGCGACTTGCAGCATACAGATACCTGTATTACCAAAAGATTTTTGATATTGCAGGTTTGATTGAATAGCGATAATCAAATTCCAACCAGCGAATTGGACAACTCGCGGTAAAAAGTCAGGACGATATTGTAGGATTTGTGGGAACTGATGGAGATATGCGATCGCTAACGCAATAATTGAAGGTTGTATGACTTCTAAAGGAGTCGTCGCCATCCGTAAAGATTCATCGATACTCATCGATTTACTGGTAATCATACTACTCAACCACAAATGTAGATAGCTGCCGATGAGTGTACCTAAATCAAAAGCCGGATCTCCCCAACTACACCTTTCCCAATCAATAAATCTAATTGTGCTATTGCCAACGCCTTGTTGCCAATCATCAGCCAAAAGAACATTATTTAATTTCAAGTCATTGTGCGTTAAACAACTGGACTTTAAAGAATTTCCCAGTTCAGCGATAGCTTGACCTAAACTATCATATCGTTGATACAGAGCAAAAAACTTCAGACCCTCAGCAGGAACTGAACCAAAGATTTCTGGGGTAACTCGTCCCAGGCTTTCAACTAAGCGGGGTCGTTTTTGAGAATATTCACTCTCCTGATCCTGGGTGAGAAAATTTTGATAATCTAAATGATTAAAAGTCAAATTATGGATATTACCTAAAATCTTACCGATTGTCGAGGCTATCTCTGGAGCAAAAATGTTTTCCTTTCCATAAAAAGCCATCACATCACAGTAATTGTCCAGATAGTTAAAAATAATAATGCAATCATCTGGATTATAGTGAACCCCCTCTGATATCCAATAACGCATCTGATTTAATTCAGGAAATCTTTGGACAAACTTCTGAATTAGCCATTCTCTAGAAAATTCACCTACCGCTTTTCCTTCTTGATTAAGAGGCTCTTGTTTGACTAAGAGTTGATGATTATTTGAAAAGCTAATTAATAAGTTAAAATTCTTGGCATATTTTAATTCAACTTTGCACTTATCCCGCTCTTGTGACGTACAAAAACCTTGTTTAACTAGATAATCAAAAATGTTATGGTAACTCAAAGAAAATGCCATATTTAATAAATTTGATATGATTTACATTTCAGGCAAGCGAAAAATAATTAATCAAGTCACGATAATTTTGATCTTTTTGCAAAAATTAATCTTTTATTTTCAACACCGAAAGAATGACTGGTATTGTTTTATAACAACTAATCTTCAGGTAATGAACAGTGCAAG includes:
- a CDS encoding ABC transporter transmembrane domain-containing protein, whose translation is MISQEQLSQQIAAIFGESLSNRELKECLTVLEIVQPPPAKQFWQTTDANGGVYIVLSGKVRLLESTGNLITTLTTGASFGEQTLFPELGFTFYSVRASTNLKLGYIEADVLRGLMRNNSKIRDRLLKNAQQLGGLINPSAFPESGFEKDFLPIANHKNIIPFPSSATPNSKKRQAYFPSPTLTIGHWWGRLVKRYPLIEQQSASDCGAACLVMIGRYWGKRLSVNRLRELTNVSRSGASLGAVTFAAETIGFTTRPVKASLDKLAQQPLPAIAHWEGKHYIVVYEVSKKRVIVGDPAIGQRNLSISEFKAGWNGYALLLQPTSQLQEAEETSTPFWQFFELIKPHFGVLIEVFAASVLIQIFGLVTPLFTQLLLDRVIVQGSTLTLNAVGFGLLIFGLFRVVINGLRQYLLDHTANRVGVALMVGFIKHTLRLPLSFFESRYVGDIISRVQENQKIQRFLTGEALSIGLDLLTVFIYVGLMFWYSWQMALLSLAIVPPYFLLAVVATPFLRRISKEVFSAVASENSYLIQSLTGVSSIRSMAIEQTVRWHWEELLNNLVKKMFKAEVISNQLQIFSAVIETLVTTGLLWYGASLVIQNQLTIGQLVAFNMLLSNIIMPFQRLIVLWNQLQEVIVSVERINDVLEAEPEEDLQNQPRQHLGTLKGNIRFDNVTFRYHPESDINVLENLSFEIQPEQTVAIVGRSGSGKTTLSKLILGLYLPTDGKILIDGQDITSLSLRSLRSQIGVVDQDSFLFGGTIRENISIAHPEASQAEIIEAADSAGADEFIKRLPMGYETQIGEGGGLLSGGQRQRLAIARALLGNPRLLLLDEATSHLDSESERIIQKNLKTILKGRTSVIIAHRLSTVRNADVILVLDQGILVESGNHEQLITKKGHYFYLNQQQLTVDS
- a CDS encoding HlyD family efflux transporter periplasmic adaptor subunit gives rise to the protein MPNTSWNSSREFTEQNQEELKKISYPHPQEMINHSNDWFYGTEELLDALPRRWTRSLLYLLIGFTVTALPWSMLSKVDETGNARGRIEPKGATQKLDSSVSGSVIAVRVKEGETVRAGQILLELESDVLKTQLKEVQTKLEGEKNRLAQLDLLENQLLLSIRVQEQQNQSQQREKTAQLNQAKQVLDAKQSTYNLQKLEKKSLVNQAQQQIISAQNDEKSVQKRLNIDTKQVERFSKLIDSGAVSTTQVDNLKKEEEESKRLYEKAQSDIKQAELNLVQETSRYQTTINQLESDIKQANLRLQEEQSSYQSLQKTGKLTLLKSQEQLRDLQSQITAMRSQIAQSSSQVTSVEIQLGQRILRSPVDGTIFTLPVTKPGSVVEAGETIAQIAPKNTAFILKAQMSSEQSGFLRKGMPVKIKFDAYPFQDYGVLKGHVDWISPDSKIQENNQVKTEFYDLEVTLERPYIKTENKLIELTAGQTATAEVIIRQRRIIDFMLDPFKKLQKGGLDL
- a CDS encoding peptidylprolyl isomerase, coding for MENILTVSEKDILYYIKLSCQMPGVLDAIATRKILLNEAVKAGIKLEANEIQEAADSLRLSNKLLKAEDTWQWLEKHHLSLDEFEELAQTNLLSTKLADHLFADQVEPTFYQNQLQYAGVVTYEIILDDEDLALELFYSLQEGEITFSEIARQYIQNPEIRRAGGYQGIKHREDFRPEIAAAVFAANPPQVIKPIITQKGAHLIWVEEIIKPELNEQLRIQILGDLFASWLKQQIEQFEIVMQADLNGNSHQGTNQMKSPQVVTTN
- a CDS encoding peptidylprolyl isomerase produces the protein MTEQLKQTLPQTALSEEIVQIYPATDAEILAYLRHSAKFAEIAHAAEREALILASCDRMGIKVSDDEWQAAGDAFRMERKLWGNPETIAWLDQQRIDVEEWSAGVKIELLENKLKEHLFGALVDASYISDRNNYRRVALSQILVPELPTAQKIVQMLREENVSFAALALEYSKGKQSQKNAGFVGIRYLVELLPEVTEAIENIKEGEIIDPVQTKLGYHILRVEKWFPTELNQAVREQIMDSLFESWLQKLENGEVS
- a CDS encoding aldo/keto reductase, producing MKITNIAPIQQPPIITPAEELALANSRFPNSDLPFYRKLGRTNLTVSCLGLGGGGHISSDDTLYAFDQGINYFFYSSDLHQYLYSSMRPALRQLCGRGSLLREQVVLATVTYMIRTPDTVFTYLFDQFIDLGIDYIDVFFWGWIDEHNASSFEKCIGASDDIRGANSICQRQIERMFGVSEKLKKMGAVRYIGASFHDHDLARQWMDSPLLDVVMVRHNVAHRTAQRKVFPYLDANDPKRPGIVTFKSAGMSNALWEPPPSLPSGCWQPTVPDLYRYSLSQNSVDVALAGWQNSKHVDAAIQAVQKGKLSQEEIDYLNLYGDLHRSKVNIHEVSPERFLVGNY
- a CDS encoding T3SS effector HopA1 family protein, with the protein product MQLLDSLPIQLATIPEPLHNSLTDIVNKIQIESRFCISHPDYKPIEVKAETLPRFQQLSLDVQNKYLNAQLSHFLYGIYYNGSLQSVLALDGETKDLAVNQNLENNTFLGVDLAFYDRLHQSNQGKGYFSQDWQIVKEESDGTLAVCKGGLTLHIDPKIHLQTQVLPIIADLVAIKLPKNLVQNGFYMAVGDAGSYHGQQIVRVYFNLTPDGAVAVMESLTRELNAALIEFNFKALYNPSDYNRYDSAVLYFGKHNYEMVHQILERLYKKHRNYFQHQVPLFTKMIAPGLAIAEEPDQKFAEKESFGMNRCQIVADALFDAWQQGNNSPDARMVSIVQKFASLKIGLQHPYLNANSEDIYGVIKL
- a CDS encoding phosphotransferase yields the protein MAFSLSYHNIFDYLVKQGFCTSQERDKCKVELKYAKNFNLLISFSNNHQLLVKQEPLNQEGKAVGEFSREWLIQKFVQRFPELNQMRYWISEGVHYNPDDCIIIFNYLDNYCDVMAFYGKENIFAPEIASTIGKILGNIHNLTFNHLDYQNFLTQDQESEYSQKRPRLVESLGRVTPEIFGSVPAEGLKFFALYQRYDSLGQAIAELGNSLKSSCLTHNDLKLNNVLLADDWQQGVGNSTIRFIDWERCSWGDPAFDLGTLIGSYLHLWLSSMITSKSMSIDESLRMATTPLEVIQPSIIALAIAYLHQFPQILQYRPDFLPRVVQFAGWNLIIAIQSNLQYQKSFGNTGICMLQVAKSLLCRPEASISTIFGMQASELTSSLSPFS